The sequence CCGTCTCCCACAGATCGCGCGAGCGATAGCGGCCGTGGTTCTCACGAATGCGGTCGAAAACCACGATCGTGTCGTTGATCGAGTAACCGATGACCGTGAGGATCGCGGCGACGACGGGCAGGGTGATCTCCTTGTGGAGTAGTACCACACCCGAGAAGATGATCAGCACGTCGTGGATCAGCGCGACGATGGCGCCGGTCGCGTAACCGATGGCCGTCTTGTAGTCGACTTGACTGAAGCGGAAGACGATGTAGATGAAGATGAAGAACACCGAATAACCGACGGCCCAGATGCCTTTCTGGCTGAGCTCGGCAACGGCCGAGGGGCTGGCAGATTCCTGGCGGCGCACTTCCCAGGTGCCGGTGGCGTTGTCGCTGGTGCGCGGATCGCCGAACTTGGCTGAGAGGGCAGCGCGCACGCGCAGCACTGTGGCGGAGATTTCCTCGCCCTCCTCGGCCTTCACCTTGATGAGAAACTCCTGGGTGCTCGAACCGGCGGCTTCGCCGCTGGTCATGCCTTCTTCGAGGTTGAGCGAGCCCGCGCCCTCGATCGTCTGGACCGAGGCGCCTTCGATTCCGCCTTCGCCGAGCGCATCGCGCACCGCGCCGGTGTCGGTCGACTCGTCGAAACGCACCTGGATGTCGGCGCCGCCGGCGAACTCGATGCCCAGGGTAATGCCCTCGCGCACGTATTCGACCCCGGCAAATGCCATCAGCAGAAGGGAGAGAATGAGCATGATCCGCCGCTTGCCGACGAAATCCCACTCGGTGTTTTCAGGAATCAGTGTGAAAAATTTATGGGGCTGGGACACGGCGGTCGCGG comes from Chrysiogenia bacterium and encodes:
- a CDS encoding protein translocase subunit SecF is translated as MSQPHKFFTLIPENTEWDFVGKRRIMLILSLLLMAFAGVEYVREGITLGIEFAGGADIQVRFDESTDTGAVRDALGEGGIEGASVQTIEGAGSLNLEEGMTSGEAAGSSTQEFLIKVKAEEGEEISATVLRVRAALSAKFGDPRTSDNATGTWEVRRQESASPSAVAELSQKGIWAVGYSVFFIFIYIVFRFSQVDYKTAIGYATGAIVALIHDVLIIFSGVVLLHKEITLPVVAAILTVIGYSINDTIVVFDRIRENHGRYRSRDLWET